TCAGGCGCTCGCGATAGCGCGCCAGCAAAATAAACAGCGGCGTCAACCCATAAACCAGGTAATGCGGCAGCTTGGTGCTGGAGAACGAAAACACCACCAGCACGGTGAAAAACCACAGCAGCAGGAAACGATCGAGCGGATCGGCCCAGATGCGCCGCGCTGCCGGAATCACAGCCAGCAGCCAACCACTGAAGGGCAGCATGATCAGCGGCAGCATGGCCAGATAGTAGCCTGGAAAGCCCTCATGACCATGGATCACCCCGCCAAAGCGCCCAAGGTTATGTTTTAAGAAAAAGCTCTGAAAAAATCCCAGGCCGTTGTCGAGATAAATCGCCAGATACCAGGGCGCCGCCACGGCCAAAAACACCAGCCAGCCGCGCGGCTCGAACACCGCGCCCAGCCAGAGTTTGATCTCGCGCCAGCCCATGGTGAGCGCATAGAGCAGGCTGACCAACAGCGGAAAGAACACCGCCACCGGACCCTTGGTGAGAAACCCAATCCCCAGCCACAGATAAACCCGCCAAAGCAGTCCACGCGCCCGCGGAGAATCCTCAGCGCGCGCGAGCCGATAGCGATAGGTATCGAAAAAGGCGAGCGCGATGAAAAGATTGAGCACCGCATCAGCCACCGCCGCCTTGCCGATCAGGCCAATCTCCAGCGATAGCGCCATCACCAGCGCGGCCACAGTGGCCGTCGCCCGATCGAGTCGCTGGCGCACGAACACCCAGAGCGCGAACAACCAGAGGCTCGCGGCGATGGCCGAGGGCAAACGCAGCGCGAATTCATTCAGGCCGAGCAACGCCACCGAGCCGGCCTGCAGCCAGTAGATCAGCACCGGCTTGTCGTAACGCGGCTCGCCATCCTTATAGGGAGTGATGAAATTCCCGCTCGCCAGCATCTCGCGGGTCGCCTCGGTAAAGGCGCCCTCGTCGAGATCGTAGAGCGGCGGCCCGCCAAGCTGCCAGAAAAACGCAAGCCACAGGATCAGTGGCAGGACCCAGGGCGAGACCAGCAAGCCCTCGGGCAGACGCAGTCGCAATGCCAAGGCTGATCCGCTCATATCAGCATCAATCCGGGCGCTAGCAATCCGCTCAGCATCCATCTGACCGCTATCAAACGCACCGACTCCCATTTGGCCAGCATCAATCCAAACACCGTCATTTGGGCCGCCATCAATCCGCCCTCTTCCAGCCAGGCCGAGCATGGGAATCGTCCGGCAGGACGCCATAGTGCGTGCGCCTGGAGGAGGCAAAAAAGGTCCGCACCAGCATCTCCGCCAGCACACCGGTGGTCAGCAACTGCACCGAGGCGACGAGCAGCAGGATGGCGA
Above is a genomic segment from Thiorhodovibrio litoralis containing:
- a CDS encoding ArnT family glycosyltransferase, whose translation is MSGSALALRLRLPEGLLVSPWVLPLILWLAFFWQLGGPPLYDLDEGAFTEATREMLASGNFITPYKDGEPRYDKPVLIYWLQAGSVALLGLNEFALRLPSAIAASLWLFALWVFVRQRLDRATATVAALVMALSLEIGLIGKAAVADAVLNLFIALAFFDTYRYRLARAEDSPRARGLLWRVYLWLGIGFLTKGPVAVFFPLLVSLLYALTMGWREIKLWLGAVFEPRGWLVFLAVAAPWYLAIYLDNGLGFFQSFFLKHNLGRFGGVIHGHEGFPGYYLAMLPLIMLPFSGWLLAVIPAARRIWADPLDRFLLLWFFTVLVVFSFSSTKLPHYLVYGLTPLFILLARYRERLTNRWLALLPPLLFLLLLLALPLALGPLAEQTEKEHEIALFELGGQVLDGYYLLGVLSALVLLVSLFLAQRVAVWQRLMLAGVIQTLVVFGLLVPRVFDVMQAPVKEAALLARQLDAPTVVYRTSMPSFSVYRQAITPEREPEPGELVFLRIDKLARLHELYPPEQLETLYQRGAVALLRVGGRPSTPAVVPDHG